In Plasmodium brasilianum strain Bolivian I chromosome Unknown PB_00_19, whole genome shotgun sequence, the following are encoded in one genomic region:
- a CDS encoding fam-l protein produces the protein MEQKIKLILFIKFFLFVFSSWICHLNSDLRRFEGFFNEKYMVYRKLCTGTYRFLANCKNNIEKSITVLKEDVTNYGIKEKKYIYNNEKGTNVKNKHSHGLLSAKASGCRKTMKNKSCIFETKKYSHLEKKIFKELDYQNFLEKNKIISNKLYIKIIRKKYGLRFFIPTLLFLLLLLGLILDLSVGYGLLRGFYYIMSLTCSNNWAENLRNLLKNESVSAFFQPMEQITGSNGNKYYIYTPGFFGTLIYFTSFFILGVTVISGIIYYHKKVKKYEKIKFKKR, from the exons atggaacaaaaaattaagttaattttatttattaaattttttttatttgtattttcatcTTGGATATGCCATCTTAACAGTGATCTG agaAGGTTTGAAGGATTTTTTAATGAGAAATACATGGTTTATAGAAAATTATGTACAGGAACTTATCGATTTTTAGCAAATTGTAAGAACaatatagaaaaaagtaTTACAGTGTTAAAAGAAGATGTTACAAATTAtggaataaaagaaaaaaaatatatctacaataatgaaaaaggaacaaaCGTAAAGAACAAACATTCACATGGATTGTTATCAGCAAAAGCATCGGGTTGTAGAAAAACTATGAAAAATAAGTCCtgtatatttgaaacaaaaaaatattcacatcttgaaaaaaaaatattcaaagaacttGATTATCAGAATTTTCTTGAGAAAAACAAGATAATTAGTAATAAgttgtacataaaaataatacgtaaaaaataCGGGTTACGATTTTTTATACCTACATTATTGtttttgttgttgttattaGGGCTCATATTAGATTTATCTGTTGGTTATGGGTTATTACGTgggttttattatataatgagTCTTACATGTTCAAACAATTGGGCAGAAAATTTACGGAATTTATTGAAGAATGAATCTGTTTCTGCTTTTTTCCAGCCTATGGAACAAATAACTGGAAGTAATGgaaacaaatattatatttatacaccAGGTTTTTTTGGTACGCTAATATATTTcacatctttttttattcttggAGTTACAGTTATATCaggtattatttattaccataaaaaagttaaaaaatatgaaaaaattaaattcaagaaaaggtaa